From a region of the Mycobacterium intracellulare ATCC 13950 genome:
- a CDS encoding UbiX family flavin prenyltransferase — translation MRLVIAMTGATGAALGIRLLETLGHLGVETHLVLSDWARATIKLETDTSVEAVRALASHAYSARDLAAGISSGSFRTDGMVVCPCSMKTLSAIRIGFSDNLITRAADVTLKERRRLVLVAREAPLSEIHLENMHYLARAGAVIFPPTVAYYARPTSVDEVTDYVVGRVLDQLGIEHSLIKRWKDDQQHPNGDSALTEADRWATRIEQELRQPLCAPIE, via the coding sequence ATGAGATTGGTGATTGCCATGACCGGAGCGACCGGTGCCGCTCTGGGCATCCGCCTACTGGAAACCCTCGGGCACTTGGGTGTCGAGACGCACCTGGTGTTGAGTGACTGGGCGCGGGCGACGATCAAGCTCGAGACCGATACCAGCGTCGAGGCGGTTCGGGCGTTGGCCTCACACGCGTACAGCGCACGCGACCTCGCCGCCGGCATCTCCAGTGGATCGTTCCGCACCGACGGCATGGTGGTCTGCCCGTGCAGCATGAAGACGTTGAGCGCCATCCGAATCGGCTTCAGCGACAACCTGATCACGCGCGCCGCCGACGTGACGCTCAAGGAACGACGCAGGCTGGTCCTGGTCGCGCGCGAGGCCCCGTTGAGTGAGATCCACTTGGAGAACATGCACTACCTGGCGCGAGCCGGAGCCGTGATCTTCCCACCGACGGTGGCGTACTACGCGCGGCCCACCTCGGTCGACGAAGTGACCGATTATGTGGTCGGCCGGGTCCTTGATCAGCTCGGCATCGAACACAGTCTGATCAAGCGCTGGAAGGACGATCAGCAACACCCAAACGGCGACTCAGCTCTAACGGAGGCCGACCGGTGGGCCACCCGGATCGAGCAGGAGTTGCGCCAGCCGCTGTGCGCCCCGATCGAGTGA
- a CDS encoding MCE family protein: MEGSPVQINDPRVPPYKVYTFVVVVVLAVIFTLVYIQFRGGFTPKTELTMLASRAGLVMDPGSKVTYNGVEIGRVGKITETVRDGKPAAKFTLEVYPRYLALIPSNVNADIKATTVFGGKYVSLTTPAHPSPQKISAHTVLDARSVTTEINTLFQTITSIAQKVDPVKLNLTLSAAAQSLAGLGEKFGQSVVNANAVLDEVNPRMPQARKDIQRLAALGDTYADASPDLFDFLNNAVVTSRTINAQQKDLDQALLSAAGFGNTGADLFTKGGPYLARGAADLVPTAQLLDTYSPEIYCLMRSEVDALGPTGAAEGGFNGYSLNMDTEVLSGLGLIANPVSAVPVIASLVGGIAGVVGGAPNPYIWPENLPRVNARGGPGGAPGCWQKISRDLWPAPELVMDTGNSIAPYNHLDTGSPYAIEYVWGRQVGDNTINP; encoded by the coding sequence ATGGAAGGTTCACCCGTTCAGATCAACGACCCCCGGGTTCCGCCCTACAAGGTCTACACCTTTGTCGTTGTGGTGGTGCTCGCGGTGATCTTCACCTTGGTGTACATCCAGTTCCGGGGCGGCTTCACGCCGAAGACCGAGTTGACGATGCTGGCGTCGCGGGCTGGGTTGGTGATGGATCCGGGGTCGAAGGTGACCTATAACGGGGTGGAGATCGGGCGGGTCGGCAAGATCACGGAGACGGTGCGTGATGGCAAGCCGGCGGCGAAGTTCACGCTGGAGGTCTATCCGCGGTATTTGGCGTTGATCCCGTCGAATGTGAATGCCGATATCAAGGCGACGACGGTGTTCGGTGGCAAGTATGTGTCGTTGACGACGCCGGCGCACCCGTCGCCGCAGAAGATCTCGGCGCACACCGTGTTGGATGCGCGTTCGGTGACCACCGAGATCAACACGCTGTTTCAGACGATCACCTCGATCGCGCAGAAGGTCGATCCGGTCAAGTTGAATCTGACGTTGAGCGCGGCGGCGCAGTCGTTGGCCGGGTTGGGGGAGAAGTTCGGGCAGTCGGTGGTGAATGCGAACGCGGTTTTGGATGAGGTGAATCCGCGGATGCCGCAGGCGCGCAAGGACATTCAGCGGTTGGCGGCGCTGGGGGACACGTATGCGGACGCCTCGCCGGATCTGTTCGACTTTTTGAACAACGCGGTGGTCACCTCGCGCACGATCAACGCGCAGCAAAAGGATTTGGATCAGGCGTTGTTGTCGGCGGCCGGGTTCGGCAACACCGGCGCGGACCTGTTCACCAAGGGCGGCCCGTACCTGGCCCGCGGCGCGGCCGATCTGGTGCCCACGGCCCAACTGCTCGACACCTACAGCCCCGAGATCTATTGCCTGATGCGCAGCGAAGTCGATGCGCTGGGCCCCACGGGCGCGGCCGAAGGCGGCTTCAACGGTTACTCGCTGAACATGGACACCGAGGTGCTCTCCGGGCTCGGACTGATCGCGAACCCGGTGTCCGCGGTGCCCGTCATCGCGTCGCTGGTGGGCGGCATCGCCGGGGTGGTCGGCGGGGCGCCCAACCCCTACATCTGGCCCGAGAACCTGCCACGCGTGAACGCCCGCGGCGGCCCCGGCGGCGCCCCGGGTTGCTGGCAGAAGATCAGCCGCGACCTGTGGCCCGCACCCGAGTTGGTCATGGACACCGGCAACAGCATCGCGCCCTACAACCACCTGGACACCGGATCGCCGTACGCGATCGAGTACGTCTGGGGCCGCCAGGTCGGCGACAACACCATCAACCCGTAG
- a CDS encoding MCE family protein yields MQINSQRTPPYKWIAVATLLVLAVILALVYIQFRGGFTPKTELTMLASRAGLVMDPGSKVTYNGVEIGRVGKITETVRDGKPAAKFTLEVYPRYLALIPSNVNADIKATTVFGGKYVSLTTPAHPSPQKISAHTVLDARSVTTEINTLFQTITSIAQKVDPVKLNLTLSAAAQSLAGLGEKFGQSVVNANAVLDEVNPRMPQARKDIQQLAALGDTYADASPDLFDFLNNAVVTSRTINAQQKDLDQALLSAAGFGNTGADLFTKGGPYLARGAADLVPTAQLLDTYSPELYCTLHNYHDIVPITGASEGGFNGYSLNMNTEVTSGLGLLLNPVATVPVIASLLGGIAGVVGGAPNPYIWPENLPRVNARGGPGGAPGCWQRVTRDLWPAPELVMDTGNSLAPYNHLDTGSPYAIEYVWGRQVGDNTINP; encoded by the coding sequence GTGCAGATCAACTCGCAGCGGACCCCGCCCTATAAGTGGATCGCGGTCGCCACGCTGCTCGTGCTCGCGGTGATCTTGGCCCTGGTGTACATCCAGTTCCGGGGCGGCTTCACGCCGAAGACCGAGTTGACGATGCTGGCGTCGCGGGCTGGGTTGGTGATGGATCCGGGGTCGAAGGTGACCTATAACGGGGTGGAGATCGGGCGGGTCGGCAAGATCACGGAGACGGTGCGTGATGGCAAGCCGGCGGCGAAGTTCACGCTGGAGGTCTATCCGCGGTATTTGGCGTTGATCCCGTCGAATGTGAATGCCGATATCAAGGCGACGACGGTGTTCGGTGGCAAGTATGTGTCGTTGACGACGCCGGCGCACCCGTCGCCGCAGAAGATCTCGGCGCACACCGTGCTGGATGCGCGTTCGGTGACCACCGAGATCAACACGCTGTTTCAGACGATCACCTCGATCGCGCAGAAGGTCGATCCGGTCAAGTTGAATCTGACGTTGAGCGCGGCGGCGCAGTCGTTGGCCGGGTTGGGGGAGAAGTTCGGGCAGTCGGTGGTGAATGCGAACGCGGTTTTGGATGAGGTGAATCCGCGGATGCCGCAGGCGCGCAAGGACATTCAGCAGTTGGCGGCGTTGGGCGACACCTATGCGGACGCCTCGCCGGATCTGTTCGACTTCTTGAACAACGCGGTGGTCACCTCGCGCACGATCAACGCGCAGCAAAAGGATCTGGATCAGGCGTTGTTGTCGGCGGCCGGGTTCGGCAACACCGGGGCCGACTTGTTCACCAAGGGCGGCCCGTACCTGGCCCGCGGCGCGGCCGATCTGGTGCCCACGGCCCAGCTGCTCGACACCTACAGCCCCGAACTTTATTGCACCCTGCACAACTACCACGACATTGTGCCCATCACCGGCGCCTCCGAAGGTGGCTTCAACGGCTACTCGCTGAACATGAACACCGAGGTCACCTCGGGCCTAGGTCTGTTGCTCAACCCGGTCGCCACCGTCCCGGTCATCGCGTCGCTCCTGGGCGGCATCGCCGGGGTGGTCGGCGGGGCGCCCAACCCCTACATCTGGCCCGAGAACCTGCCACGCGTGAACGCCCGCGGCGGCCCCGGCGGCGCCCCGGGTTGCTGGCAGCGGGTCACCCGAGACCTGTGGCCCGCGCCCGAACTCGTGATGGACACCGGCAACAGCCTCGCGCCCTACAACCACCTGGACACCGGATCGCCGTACGCGATCGAGTACGTCTGGGGCCGTCAAGTCGGCGACAACACCATCAACCCGTAG
- a CDS encoding Dps family protein yields MMTISLSANRRNAADVRPFRAAASLFEDLQRVLVDLIELHLQGKQAHWNLVGTNFRDLHLQLDAIVDTAREASDTIAERLRALDAVPDGRSDTVVATTTVPAIPPGLIGAAEAVDLITTRIYAVVGTIRAVHDDVDAADPATADLLHAIIDDLEKEAWLLKSENVTP; encoded by the coding sequence ATGATGACGATCTCACTGTCCGCCAACCGGCGTAACGCCGCCGACGTACGGCCCTTTCGGGCCGCGGCGAGCCTGTTCGAAGACCTGCAGAGGGTCCTGGTCGACCTGATCGAACTGCACCTGCAAGGCAAACAGGCGCACTGGAACCTCGTCGGCACGAACTTCCGCGACCTGCACCTGCAACTTGACGCCATCGTGGACACCGCCCGCGAGGCCAGCGACACAATCGCCGAACGACTGCGCGCGTTGGACGCGGTCCCGGACGGCCGCTCGGACACGGTGGTGGCGACGACGACGGTTCCGGCTATCCCCCCGGGTCTGATCGGCGCCGCCGAAGCCGTTGACCTGATCACCACCCGCATCTACGCCGTCGTCGGCACCATCCGCGCCGTGCACGACGACGTCGACGCTGCTGACCCCGCGACCGCCGACCTATTGCACGCCATCATCGATGACCTCGAGAAAGAGGCGTGGCTGCTGAAGTCGGAAAACGTTACGCCGTAG
- a CDS encoding UbiD family decarboxylase, producing the protein MTTGTSLPETTSITQPDGAGAGPDLRSWLATLEAADQLRRVRAAVDWDQEIGAITRANLSLGGPALLFENIVGHENTRCTKLLTSALGSRRQVQLMLGLPEGTSDSAIVRHLREAFKKPIPPRVVDSGPVKENIVEGDDINLWELPVPKWHGEDGGRYIDTFCGVVTEDKVTGRDNIGLYRGQIVDRDKIAKLLVPSQGWGGHMEEYKPEPMPVAVVYGWHDVLPFCAGSPFPKNVCEWDMMGALLGRPVDLVPCESVPLHVPATAEIVVEGFIDPDPSTFVVEGPFAEYPGFIGGAAPAPVLRVTRITHRNDPVLRGTLEGIRPGMFNEDSITNFARSAITWNVLDDLGIGGITDLWMTEVTNGQNTLVQIQKRYRGHAQQIAAALWGTGGSVWFHKNVMVVEEDIDIHDPVALDWAMSYRVNAGLGDIAFFGPGLGSSLDPSTPPEKNDTNKYGAGQWTRVLIDATRSWEIEPRAEWGGRRFPPTDRLSPELESKIAGRWEEYGIGIPYLDDEGREMLTLQKLSKRMPEV; encoded by the coding sequence ATGACCACGGGCACAAGCCTGCCGGAAACGACGAGTATCACCCAACCGGACGGGGCCGGTGCGGGACCCGACCTGCGTAGCTGGCTGGCAACACTGGAAGCGGCGGACCAGTTGCGTCGGGTCAGAGCCGCTGTCGACTGGGACCAGGAAATCGGTGCGATCACCCGCGCCAACCTGTCTCTGGGCGGCCCGGCTCTGCTGTTCGAAAACATTGTCGGCCATGAGAACACCAGGTGCACAAAGCTGTTGACGTCGGCACTGGGCAGCCGGCGCCAGGTCCAACTGATGCTCGGGCTGCCAGAAGGCACCAGCGATTCGGCCATCGTTCGTCACTTGCGAGAGGCGTTCAAAAAGCCCATCCCACCACGCGTTGTCGACTCGGGCCCGGTCAAAGAGAACATCGTCGAAGGCGACGACATCAATTTGTGGGAGCTCCCCGTCCCGAAGTGGCACGGTGAGGACGGCGGCCGCTACATCGACACCTTCTGCGGCGTCGTCACCGAAGACAAGGTAACCGGACGCGACAACATTGGTCTCTACCGCGGCCAGATCGTCGACCGCGACAAGATCGCCAAATTGTTGGTGCCCAGCCAGGGCTGGGGCGGCCATATGGAGGAATACAAGCCAGAGCCGATGCCGGTTGCGGTTGTCTATGGGTGGCACGACGTGCTGCCGTTCTGCGCCGGCAGCCCCTTTCCCAAGAACGTCTGTGAGTGGGACATGATGGGGGCGCTGCTCGGCCGACCCGTTGACCTGGTGCCCTGCGAATCTGTGCCGTTGCACGTGCCGGCGACCGCGGAGATCGTCGTCGAGGGCTTCATCGATCCCGACCCCTCGACGTTCGTCGTAGAGGGTCCGTTCGCCGAGTATCCGGGCTTCATCGGCGGCGCGGCACCGGCGCCGGTCCTGCGGGTCACCCGCATCACCCACCGCAACGACCCGGTGCTTCGCGGCACCCTCGAGGGCATCCGGCCGGGGATGTTCAACGAGGACAGCATCACCAACTTCGCACGGTCGGCGATCACCTGGAACGTGCTCGACGATCTTGGCATCGGCGGCATCACCGACCTCTGGATGACCGAGGTGACCAACGGCCAGAACACACTGGTGCAGATCCAGAAGCGGTACCGCGGCCACGCGCAACAGATCGCCGCGGCGCTCTGGGGCACCGGGGGATCGGTGTGGTTCCACAAAAACGTGATGGTCGTCGAGGAGGACATCGACATCCACGATCCGGTCGCGCTGGATTGGGCCATGTCCTATCGGGTCAACGCGGGGCTCGGCGACATCGCTTTCTTTGGACCGGGTTTGGGCTCCTCGCTCGATCCGTCGACCCCGCCGGAGAAGAACGACACCAACAAGTACGGGGCCGGCCAGTGGACGCGGGTGCTCATCGACGCCACCCGTAGCTGGGAGATCGAGCCTCGCGCGGAATGGGGCGGGCGCCGCTTCCCGCCGACCGATCGGTTATCGCCCGAGCTGGAATCCAAAATTGCCGGCCGGTGGGAAGAGTACGGGATCGGCATCCCGTACCTCGACGACGAAGGACGCGAAATGCTGACGCTGCAAAAACTCAGCAAGCGAATGCCGGAGGTGTAG
- a CDS encoding helix-turn-helix domain-containing protein, translated as MTGPAFVTPEDVSECLGFKPGQRITGSGGVLTAAIWRFENKSAYELVGPAVDTTDLIAMPLSGHHHHTYFGDGRRKWGREHPAFHMNVVVAGEQPRGVFSAERPFSYLHVYVPHAMVERLAVESGAANVARSVTLIDPMCSRDPLAESICRQIVREMTHRDGCSRMMIDSLGQQLVVRLIRQHSSVSGSPSLAKKSGPGYRDWRLRRAIDYLEAHLSDDVGLNELAAVVGLSTTRLSGLFLEGTGEPPHRWLMNRRFMHACELLGNPSLSITDIAHQCGFASSQHLAAVMRRRLATTPTAYRRDLLA; from the coding sequence ATGACTGGGCCCGCATTCGTCACGCCCGAAGATGTTTCTGAGTGCCTGGGCTTCAAGCCCGGACAACGCATCACAGGCTCCGGCGGTGTTCTTACCGCAGCGATCTGGCGGTTCGAAAACAAATCGGCATACGAATTGGTGGGTCCGGCCGTCGACACCACGGACCTTATCGCCATGCCCCTGAGCGGACATCACCACCACACGTACTTTGGTGACGGGCGCCGCAAATGGGGCCGCGAACATCCGGCTTTCCACATGAACGTTGTGGTCGCCGGCGAACAGCCAAGAGGAGTATTCAGCGCTGAGCGGCCATTTAGTTATCTGCACGTGTATGTGCCGCACGCGATGGTGGAAAGGCTCGCGGTGGAAAGCGGCGCCGCCAACGTGGCTCGGTCGGTCACGTTGATCGATCCAATGTGTTCCCGGGACCCTTTGGCAGAGAGCATATGCCGGCAGATCGTTCGCGAAATGACTCACCGGGACGGGTGTTCCCGGATGATGATTGACTCTCTCGGTCAACAACTCGTTGTTCGACTTATACGCCAGCACTCGAGTGTGTCGGGATCCCCGTCCTTAGCGAAGAAAAGCGGTCCAGGCTATCGGGATTGGCGCCTGCGGCGCGCAATCGACTACCTAGAGGCGCACCTCTCGGATGATGTCGGCCTGAACGAACTGGCGGCGGTGGTGGGCTTGTCGACGACACGCCTTTCAGGACTGTTCCTGGAGGGCACCGGAGAGCCGCCGCACCGGTGGCTGATGAATCGTCGGTTCATGCACGCCTGTGAGCTGCTGGGCAACCCGTCACTGAGCATCACCGATATCGCCCACCAATGCGGGTTCGCGAGTTCTCAGCATTTGGCGGCGGTGATGCGCAGGAGGCTCGCGACGACGCCGACCGCCTACCGCCGGGACTTGCTCGCGTGA
- a CDS encoding RsiV family protein: MRSIQVAASATALVLFGSAGVAAAAPPKDYCAELKGANTGQACKIQMADPGYNVDISFPVNYPDEKSVADFITKERDDFLNAAKSSAPRDQPYQLTISSTNYGSAIPPRGTEAVVFKVVENTGAPKTTFKSFNWDQTYRKAIVWTAASDDKNNTPLWRVDDPLQTVAPIVQSELQKQAAPPANPAQTPPGNQPQTTPPANQTPTPPPVAIAPAAAYDPANYQNFAVTNDGVIFFFDQGRMVPDATQVLVPRSAIDPMLA, encoded by the coding sequence ATGCGCAGCATCCAGGTGGCAGCGTCCGCCACGGCCCTCGTTCTCTTCGGCTCGGCCGGCGTCGCCGCCGCCGCGCCGCCGAAGGACTACTGCGCCGAACTCAAGGGTGCCAACACCGGCCAGGCATGCAAGATCCAGATGGCCGACCCCGGCTACAACGTCGACATCAGCTTCCCGGTCAACTACCCCGACGAGAAGTCGGTGGCGGACTTCATCACCAAGGAGCGCGACGATTTCCTCAACGCCGCCAAATCGTCCGCACCCCGCGACCAGCCCTACCAACTGACCATTTCGTCGACGAATTACGGGTCGGCGATACCACCGCGCGGCACCGAGGCCGTGGTGTTCAAGGTCGTCGAGAACACCGGCGCCCCCAAGACGACGTTCAAGTCGTTCAACTGGGACCAGACCTATCGCAAGGCGATCGTGTGGACCGCCGCCTCAGACGACAAGAACAACACGCCCTTGTGGCGCGTCGACGACCCGCTGCAGACCGTCGCGCCGATCGTGCAGAGCGAGCTGCAGAAGCAGGCCGCGCCGCCCGCGAACCCGGCGCAGACCCCGCCGGGGAACCAGCCGCAGACCACACCTCCCGCGAACCAGACGCCGACGCCCCCGCCGGTGGCCATCGCGCCGGCCGCCGCCTACGACCCCGCCAACTACCAGAATTTCGCGGTCACCAACGACGGAGTGATCTTCTTTTTCGACCAAGGTCGCATGGTGCCCGACGCCACTCAGGTGTTGGTGCCGCGCTCCGCGATCGACCCGATGCTCGCCTAG
- a CDS encoding DMT family transporter, with amino-acid sequence MSDVHLAAILALCAALASAIGNVVRQRSAQEVTDRRVGHLTLFGMLLRDTRWWLGGLGDIGSYVLLAAALDKGSVLLVMSLQVTALLFALPIYARMSHHPITRREWTWALLLAVALAVLIAIGDPTGGQQRAPLQTWLVVAAVIGPLLLLGLLGARIWVDRPVAALLLAAVAGSLLAVFAVLMKGVVDILERHPGQVWQSFELYALVGCGVAGMIYHQSAYRAGALTASLPTIIVAKPVVGGILGIVVLGETLAAGGWEWFVLAVTAVVVIVATVGLARGEAATVSAGAGRDVKSNERPTAATQA; translated from the coding sequence ATGTCCGACGTGCATCTGGCGGCCATTCTCGCCCTGTGTGCCGCGCTGGCATCCGCGATCGGCAACGTCGTGCGTCAGCGGTCCGCGCAGGAGGTCACCGACAGGCGGGTGGGCCACCTGACGTTGTTCGGCATGTTGCTGCGCGACACCCGGTGGTGGCTGGGCGGTTTGGGCGACATCGGCAGTTACGTGCTGCTGGCCGCCGCCCTCGACAAGGGCTCGGTGTTGCTGGTGATGTCGCTGCAGGTGACGGCGCTGCTGTTCGCGCTGCCGATTTACGCGCGGATGAGCCATCACCCGATCACGCGCCGGGAGTGGACCTGGGCGCTGCTGCTGGCGGTCGCGCTGGCGGTGCTCATCGCGATCGGAGACCCGACCGGCGGTCAGCAGCGGGCGCCGCTGCAGACGTGGCTCGTGGTGGCCGCGGTGATCGGCCCGCTGTTGCTGCTGGGCTTGTTGGGCGCCCGCATCTGGGTGGATCGTCCCGTCGCGGCGCTGCTGCTTGCGGCGGTGGCCGGCTCGCTGCTGGCGGTGTTCGCGGTCCTGATGAAGGGCGTCGTCGACATCCTCGAGCGCCATCCGGGCCAGGTGTGGCAATCCTTCGAGCTCTATGCCCTGGTGGGCTGCGGGGTGGCCGGGATGATCTATCACCAATCGGCGTATCGGGCCGGCGCGCTCACCGCGTCGCTGCCGACGATCATCGTGGCGAAGCCCGTGGTGGGCGGGATCCTCGGAATCGTCGTGCTCGGCGAGACGCTTGCGGCCGGCGGCTGGGAGTGGTTTGTCCTGGCGGTGACGGCGGTGGTGGTGATCGTCGCGACGGTGGGCCTGGCGCGCGGTGAGGCGGCCACGGTGTCGGCCGGCGCGGGGCGCGACGTGAAATCCAATGAGCGGCCGACCGCCGCCACCCAAGCGTGA
- a CDS encoding tautomerase family protein, producing the protein MPVYQCYSPPGLLSESAKARIADEITTIHTSATGAPELFVNVLFHEIPVGDCFVGRKQASHSYLFGAIRHGRDAATRQTMLREFSRMWSRATGQSEAEFLVALTEVDPANGMEAGLVLPEPGREQEWFDENRVRLTQMGMAL; encoded by the coding sequence ATGCCCGTCTACCAGTGTTACAGTCCGCCAGGACTGCTGAGCGAGTCGGCGAAGGCTCGAATCGCCGACGAGATCACCACCATTCACACCAGCGCCACCGGAGCACCGGAATTATTCGTCAACGTTCTTTTCCACGAGATCCCGGTGGGTGACTGCTTCGTTGGCCGCAAACAGGCGAGCCACTCCTACCTGTTCGGCGCCATCCGCCACGGGCGCGATGCCGCGACCCGCCAAACGATGCTGCGCGAATTCTCGCGGATGTGGAGTCGTGCCACCGGCCAGTCTGAAGCCGAATTTCTCGTCGCGTTGACCGAAGTCGACCCGGCAAATGGGATGGAGGCTGGATTGGTTTTGCCTGAGCCTGGTCGCGAACAGGAGTGGTTCGACGAGAACCGGGTCAGATTGACGCAAATGGGGATGGCGCTCTGA
- a CDS encoding LLM class flavin-dependent oxidoreductase, which translates to MTDVAVSIALPPSIESAQHIASAEKLGYRRAYCYDSPFGGDDVWLALHRAAERTTTIELGPAVLIPTQRHPLVNAAETVSLHRVAPGRILTSFGTGFSSRAAIGQPPIAWSYMEAYIRAYQALLAGEVVDWEGAAIKLMLSSSQSEVLPLRIPLLLAATGPKGAGVAKRVGADGIISMFNVVPGQRDFARTVVATMGTVLDEGESLADERVRSAVGAPWAAAYHFVYTTQGADALREMPGGAAWLDVIERIPQRLRHLHIHQGTMVEMNTADMAAWHAGGYASVPSVTLSGSADAVGRAVAAMAEAGATEVMIEPSGPDIPCELERFVAAVRG; encoded by the coding sequence ATGACGGATGTTGCGGTAAGCATCGCGTTACCACCGTCGATCGAGTCGGCTCAGCACATTGCCTCAGCGGAGAAACTTGGCTATCGGCGCGCCTACTGTTACGACAGTCCGTTCGGTGGTGATGACGTCTGGCTGGCCTTGCACCGCGCCGCCGAGCGGACGACGACGATTGAGCTGGGTCCCGCGGTACTGATTCCGACACAGCGTCATCCGTTGGTCAACGCCGCAGAGACCGTCTCACTGCACCGAGTGGCACCCGGACGCATTCTGACGTCGTTCGGCACAGGATTCTCCAGCCGCGCGGCCATCGGCCAGCCCCCGATCGCATGGTCGTACATGGAGGCCTATATCCGTGCCTACCAGGCGCTGTTGGCCGGCGAGGTGGTCGACTGGGAAGGTGCGGCCATAAAATTGATGCTCAGCTCATCGCAATCGGAGGTGCTGCCCCTGCGAATCCCGTTGCTGCTGGCGGCAACCGGTCCCAAGGGTGCAGGCGTCGCCAAGCGGGTCGGCGCCGACGGGATCATCTCGATGTTCAATGTCGTGCCCGGACAGCGTGATTTTGCGCGCACAGTGGTAGCGACAATGGGCACCGTACTCGACGAAGGGGAGAGCCTGGCAGACGAACGGGTCCGCTCGGCGGTGGGTGCCCCCTGGGCGGCGGCATATCATTTCGTCTACACCACGCAGGGTGCCGACGCGTTGCGCGAGATGCCGGGTGGCGCAGCGTGGTTGGACGTGATCGAGCGGATCCCGCAACGCCTGCGCCACTTACACATTCACCAGGGGACCATGGTCGAGATGAACACGGCCGACATGGCGGCCTGGCATGCCGGAGGCTACGCCTCGGTTCCGTCGGTCACCCTGAGCGGATCGGCCGACGCGGTCGGGAGGGCCGTCGCGGCGATGGCGGAGGCCGGTGCCACCGAGGTCATGATCGAGCCCTCGGGACCCGACATCCCATGCGAACTCGAAAGATTCGTGGCGGCCGTGCGTGGTTAG
- a CDS encoding glutathione peroxidase: MTLKDIALNTLDGRPTTLAELSDGATLVVNVASKCGLTPQYTALEKLAKDYRDRGLTVVGVPCNQFMGQEPGTADEIQEFCSTTYGVTFPLLAKTDVNGDGRHPLYAELTKAADADGQAGDIQWNFEKFLLAPDGAVVQRFRPRTEPDAPEVISAIEAVLPR, translated from the coding sequence GTGACCCTCAAAGACATCGCCCTGAACACCCTCGACGGCCGGCCCACCACGCTGGCCGAATTGTCCGACGGCGCAACGCTCGTCGTCAACGTGGCCTCCAAATGCGGGCTCACTCCGCAGTACACGGCGCTCGAGAAGCTGGCCAAGGACTACCGCGACCGCGGCCTGACCGTCGTCGGCGTCCCCTGTAACCAGTTCATGGGACAGGAACCCGGCACGGCCGACGAGATCCAGGAGTTCTGCTCGACCACCTACGGGGTGACGTTCCCGTTGTTGGCGAAGACCGACGTCAACGGCGACGGCCGCCACCCGCTGTACGCCGAGTTGACCAAAGCCGCCGACGCCGACGGCCAGGCGGGAGACATCCAGTGGAACTTCGAGAAGTTCCTCCTCGCACCCGACGGTGCGGTGGTGCAGCGCTTCCGGCCCCGCACCGAGCCCGACGCCCCCGAGGTCATCAGCGCCATCGAGGCCGTGCTGCCGCGGTAG